The following proteins come from a genomic window of Kineosporia sp. NBRC 101731:
- the kduD gene encoding 2-dehydro-3-deoxy-D-gluconate 5-dehydrogenase KduD — protein sequence MILDSFRLDGKVALVTGSSRGLGQGAALALAEAGADVALLDHVAAKETAGKIEALGRRAQILEQDLIKATPAELDACVQAVVDTLGRVDILVNNAGIIRRAPLLEHTAADWDDVLAINLDAVFHLSQAVARRYVTQGGGKIINIASMLSFQGGILVPGYAASKHAVAGITKSFANELAQHGINVNAIAPGYMATDNTAQIRADEAREKSILARIPAGRWGTAGDLQGPFVFLASPASDYLNGAIIPVDGGWLVR from the coding sequence ATGATCCTGGACTCGTTCCGGCTGGACGGAAAGGTCGCCCTGGTGACGGGCTCGTCGCGAGGGCTGGGTCAGGGGGCCGCGCTCGCACTGGCCGAGGCCGGCGCCGACGTGGCCCTGCTCGATCACGTCGCGGCCAAGGAGACGGCCGGGAAGATCGAGGCTCTCGGCCGACGGGCCCAGATCCTCGAGCAGGATCTGATCAAGGCCACACCGGCCGAGCTCGACGCCTGCGTGCAGGCCGTGGTCGACACCCTGGGCCGCGTCGACATCCTGGTCAACAACGCCGGGATCATCCGGCGCGCACCGCTTCTCGAGCACACCGCCGCGGACTGGGACGACGTGCTGGCGATCAACCTGGACGCGGTGTTCCACCTGTCGCAGGCCGTGGCCCGTCGCTACGTCACCCAGGGCGGCGGCAAGATCATCAACATCGCGTCGATGCTCTCGTTCCAGGGCGGCATCCTGGTGCCGGGTTACGCGGCCAGCAAGCACGCCGTCGCCGGGATCACCAAGTCGTTCGCGAACGAGCTGGCCCAGCACGGCATCAACGTCAACGCGATTGCCCCCGGCTACATGGCCACCGACAACACGGCTCAGATCCGGGCCGACGAGGCCCGCGAGAAGTCGATCCTGGCCCGCATCCCGGCCGGTCGCTGGGGCACCGCGGGCGATCTGCAGGGGCCGTTCGTCTTCCTCGCCTCACCTGCGTCCGACTACCTGAACGGCGCGATCATCCCCGTCGACGGCGGCTGGCTCGTCCGCTGA
- the kduI gene encoding 5-dehydro-4-deoxy-D-glucuronate isomerase, with protein MEQRYATSPDQLPSFGTQELRSRFLVEKVFVEGEVNVVYTHHDRIVLGGAVPAGRPLPLPSFEELRAEYFLQNRELGIVNVGGPGTVTADGETYTLPQGACLYLGKGTREVVFDGQDAQFYLFSAPAHTTYPAQLVGKGEGTVRELGDQVTSNRRTLNQYIHENGIRSCQIVMGVTELHPGSMWNTMPAHTHDRRTECYLYFDLPQDARVVHLHGEPTQTRHLVVADRQAVISPSWSVHSGVGTAAYSFVWAMAGENQSFDDMDPAPVTGLL; from the coding sequence ATGGAACAGCGATACGCGACCAGTCCCGACCAGCTGCCCTCGTTCGGCACGCAGGAGCTGCGCAGCCGCTTCCTCGTCGAGAAGGTCTTCGTCGAGGGCGAGGTGAACGTCGTCTACACGCACCACGACCGCATCGTGCTCGGTGGTGCGGTGCCGGCCGGCCGGCCGCTGCCGTTGCCGTCCTTCGAGGAGCTGCGGGCGGAGTACTTCCTGCAGAACCGCGAACTCGGCATCGTCAACGTGGGCGGTCCCGGCACGGTCACCGCGGACGGCGAGACCTACACCCTGCCCCAGGGCGCCTGCCTGTACCTCGGCAAGGGCACCCGAGAGGTGGTGTTCGACGGGCAGGACGCCCAGTTCTACCTGTTCAGCGCCCCCGCCCACACCACCTACCCGGCACAGCTGGTGGGCAAGGGCGAGGGCACCGTACGGGAGCTCGGCGACCAGGTCACCAGCAACCGGCGCACCCTGAACCAGTACATCCACGAGAACGGCATCCGCTCCTGCCAGATCGTCATGGGAGTGACCGAGCTGCACCCCGGCTCGATGTGGAACACCATGCCCGCGCACACCCACGACCGGCGCACCGAGTGCTACCTGTACTTCGACCTGCCGCAGGACGCGCGAGTCGTGCACCTGCACGGTGAGCCCACGCAGACCCGGCACCTGGTGGTCGCCGACCGCCAGGCCGTGATCTCACCGTCCTGGTCGGTGCACTCCGGGGTCGGCACGGCGGCCTACTCGTTCGTGTGGGCGATGGCGGGGGAGAACCAGTCGTTCGACGACATGGACCCCGCCCCGGTGACGGGACTGCTCTGA
- the eda gene encoding bifunctional 4-hydroxy-2-oxoglutarate aldolase/2-dehydro-3-deoxy-phosphogluconate aldolase produces the protein MTVLDQLAAHRLVPVVVIDDADRAGVLAQALVDGGLPVAEVTFRTAAAADAIRVMADRGDVLVGAGTVLTPAQVDQAVAAGAAYLVSPGTNRAVVERAREHGVPTLPGAVTATEVQAALELGIETVKFFPAATSGGARAISALAAPFSGVRFVPTGGIGAGNLADYLALPCVAAVGGSWMVPRELVRHGDAAGIRDLVAEAVRLARALRP, from the coding sequence ATGACCGTCCTGGACCAGCTGGCGGCGCATCGGCTGGTACCCGTCGTGGTGATCGACGATGCCGACCGGGCCGGAGTGCTCGCACAGGCCCTCGTCGACGGCGGTCTGCCGGTCGCGGAGGTGACCTTTCGCACCGCCGCGGCCGCCGACGCGATTCGGGTGATGGCCGATCGGGGAGACGTCCTGGTCGGCGCCGGCACGGTGCTGACTCCCGCGCAGGTGGACCAGGCCGTCGCGGCCGGTGCCGCCTACCTGGTCTCACCCGGCACCAACCGCGCGGTCGTCGAACGGGCCCGGGAACACGGTGTCCCGACCCTGCCCGGCGCGGTCACGGCCACCGAGGTGCAGGCCGCCCTGGAACTCGGGATCGAGACGGTGAAGTTCTTCCCGGCGGCCACGTCCGGCGGGGCCCGGGCCATCTCGGCGCTCGCCGCGCCCTTCTCGGGGGTGCGGTTCGTGCCGACCGGTGGCATCGGCGCGGGCAACCTGGCGGACTATCTGGCGCTGCCGTGTGTCGCGGCAGTGGGCGGCTCCTGGATGGTGCCCCGCGAGCTCGTGAGACACGGCGACGCCGCCGGGATCCGCGACCTCGTCGCCGAAGCCGTCCGGCTCGCCCGGGCCCTTCGTCCGTAG
- a CDS encoding sugar kinase, with the protein MPTLTIRPASETRYDAVSLGEIMLRLDPGEGRIRTSRTFCAREGGGEYNVARGLRRAFGLRTAVVTALADNEIGRLVEDLVLQGGVDTSLITWVPYDGIGREVRNGLNFTERGFGVRGAVGVSDRGLSAASQLRPGDVDWDHLFGELGVRWFHTGGIYAALSDNAAQTVLTAVRAARRHGTVVSYDLNYRPSLWRAIGGQERAREVNREIAPYVDVMIGNEEDFTASLGFQVEGVDEDLSALEVGAFAAMIDQVAVAYPNFRVIATTLRTVRSATVNDWGAIAWSRKEGLVQATHRPGLEILDRVGGGDSFASGLAFGLLEGQPLSTAVEYGAAHGALAMTTPGDTSMATKADVLKLAAGGGARVDR; encoded by the coding sequence ATGCCCACCCTGACCATCCGACCGGCCTCCGAGACCCGTTACGATGCAGTATCTCTCGGTGAGATCATGCTGCGCCTCGACCCGGGGGAGGGGCGGATCCGCACCAGCCGCACCTTCTGTGCCCGGGAGGGCGGCGGTGAGTACAACGTCGCGCGAGGGCTGCGCCGGGCGTTCGGTCTGCGCACCGCCGTGGTCACCGCCCTGGCGGACAACGAGATCGGGCGCCTGGTCGAGGATCTGGTGCTGCAGGGCGGGGTGGACACCAGCCTGATCACCTGGGTGCCCTACGACGGCATCGGCCGGGAGGTCCGCAACGGCCTGAACTTCACCGAGCGTGGCTTCGGGGTTCGCGGTGCCGTCGGCGTCTCCGACCGGGGGCTGAGCGCGGCGAGCCAGTTACGGCCCGGCGACGTGGACTGGGACCATCTCTTCGGCGAGCTGGGCGTGCGCTGGTTCCACACCGGCGGGATCTACGCGGCGCTGTCCGACAATGCGGCGCAGACCGTGCTGACAGCCGTCCGGGCGGCCCGCCGGCACGGCACGGTGGTCTCCTACGACCTCAACTACCGCCCCAGCCTGTGGCGGGCCATCGGGGGTCAGGAACGGGCCCGTGAGGTCAACCGGGAGATCGCGCCGTACGTCGACGTCATGATCGGTAACGAGGAGGACTTCACCGCCTCCCTGGGCTTCCAGGTCGAGGGGGTGGACGAGGACCTCTCCGCCCTCGAGGTCGGGGCCTTCGCCGCGATGATCGATCAGGTGGCCGTCGCCTATCCGAACTTCCGGGTGATCGCGACCACTCTGCGCACGGTGCGCTCGGCCACCGTCAACGACTGGGGCGCCATCGCCTGGTCGCGCAAGGAGGGACTGGTCCAGGCCACCCACCGCCCGGGCCTGGAGATCCTCGACCGGGTCGGGGGCGGCGACTCCTTCGCCTCGGGCCTGGCCTTCGGCCTGCTCGAAGGGCAGCCGCTGAGCACGGCCGTCGAGTACGGGGCCGCTCACGGGGCCCTGGCGATGACGACCCCCGGCGACACATCGATGGCCACGAAGGCCGATGTGCTCAAGCTGGCGGCCGGCGGCGGTGCCCGCGTGGACCGCTGA
- a CDS encoding ISAs1 family transposase → MHTQTETAAQIVAAGADYVLTMKANQKNLFQACKQLPWKHIPTQEQVQADHGWRAHRAIKVTTVPAWIEFSGATQIAKIRRTTTRLNPKMPGRMKKTVEIVYVITSAGHREAPADVLAGWVQHYWCIENRLHWVRDVTFEEDRSQIRTGSATRVMATLRSTAISLHRLHDPTINIAAALRHHARHPGKTIMLLTSEKGL, encoded by the coding sequence ATGCACACCCAGACCGAGACCGCCGCCCAGATCGTCGCTGCAGGCGCCGACTACGTCCTGACCATGAAAGCAAACCAGAAGAACCTTTTCCAGGCCTGCAAACAGCTGCCCTGGAAACACATTCCCACCCAGGAACAAGTTCAGGCCGATCACGGCTGGCGCGCTCACCGGGCCATCAAGGTCACGACCGTCCCGGCCTGGATCGAGTTCTCCGGCGCGACCCAGATCGCCAAGATCCGTCGCACGACCACCCGACTGAACCCGAAAATGCCTGGCCGGATGAAGAAGACCGTGGAGATCGTCTACGTGATCACCTCTGCCGGTCACCGTGAAGCACCCGCTGATGTTCTGGCCGGCTGGGTTCAGCATTATTGGTGCATCGAGAACCGTCTTCACTGGGTGAGGGACGTGACGTTCGAGGAGGACCGCAGCCAGATCCGCACCGGATCAGCGACCCGCGTCATGGCCACCCTGCGCTCAACCGCCATTAGCCTGCACCGACTGCATGACCCCACCATCAACATCGCCGCAGCCCTACGACACCACGCCCGTCATCCAGGCAAGACCATCATGCTCCTGACCAGCGAAAAGGGACTTTGA
- a CDS encoding transposase family protein yields MAGVLAAGLSATLTGARSFAAIAQWSAEIDPDLLGQLGLTRSPSEATFRRIITAADADDLDALLGAYFHTRIANSGRRRVIAIDGKTVRGARTHTGTGATAPHLVAALDHQAGAMLG; encoded by the coding sequence GTGGCCGGGGTCCTGGCCGCCGGGCTGTCGGCGACGTTGACCGGGGCCCGTTCGTTCGCAGCGATCGCGCAGTGGTCGGCCGAGATTGATCCCGATCTGCTCGGGCAACTGGGCCTGACCCGGTCGCCGTCGGAGGCCACGTTCCGGCGCATCATCACCGCCGCTGACGCCGATGATCTGGATGCGTTACTGGGTGCGTATTTTCACACGCGGATCGCGAACTCGGGCAGACGCCGGGTGATCGCGATCGACGGCAAGACCGTCCGTGGCGCTCGAACCCACACCGGCACCGGCGCCACGGCCCCGCATCTGGTCGCTGCGCTCGATCACCAGGCCGGGGCGATGCTGGGGTAG
- a CDS encoding RHS repeat-associated core domain-containing protein: MSLELAPDKTPVEDLETTPAQRGAAATELPDAPKVSDQAATVKKAEASYADALPGVDFSYVAMGDAVKETAYVGSLADVDALPGGSLSFTVKTGAGMTLKVKEFGAVDVLGADGKVAFEIPRPVMNDAHGEPSTAITTLVSKDSGGDSWTLTLTPDREWLAAKDRAWPVAIDPTIGVGAPMAACTLQSNRPEAEGPLCSGSEILTQWTADSGNERRALVRFDQLLDVVPADAQIATARLNLFVVNDSAYAASTVDVRALTSAFTTSATWATRNGSAKWSTAGGGGDASADVYERKALTPNGTSQYFDVSRLVQEWTEGGSKYNGFILSKQAKSDDGGLLRFSSAQSSVPPSMYVEWEPRTGVRKGNTAIVTEQLSDRTSISINPATGNATLTTKELSITGSGIDLNVAHTSQSLDTDGIGVNGYGWTSSLTGTRLWPYAGGTTGAAQTMFYRDGAGAQHTYLRNQAVNTRWIRPMGLDKDLSVPDTSHYELTDRKSQTVERFKNIGTTADQIYGLESVADKNGNKITFNYDASARSQIDGTLILRSVTDTRGRNLEVTNFSGYFNDFITDSSGRQVIYNGSDNQLDSITDAAGGTVAYEYDAAHRVTAVVTPENLRTEMTYDGRGRITQLKRKNSAAAGDSVWTFDYGTFTRNADGKPTIKNTVTDPNGHTTEYTANGRGLVSSTKNALGKSEAKTYSPNDDVASTTGATGGGSQTSTNTFEADTAGDTYRMTSTKTPTGAGYTLGYGTGAETYDLKTSTDSKGNATEYTYNTAHNPTSEKKTNSTKTESATTVSVYEGDTDPLYGDVVHCGPGTTPAATKSGALCEVRDAEYAKGTSRAATGAHRTAYRYNDKGEQVTMIPPTGGSLANQTYTYDSLSRLQTLTDGKGQQTYYGYDAMDRVTYVQHADGSIESSYFGGGTTGINNGWLRSMTEYPATGATASRVTNYGRDDLGRLTATTAPEGTASLTYDKASNLKVYDDNGGTVAYGYNDADQLTSVQLPGGTCTGLTYASPGTAASKCILLQVDDDGRRTGTKYPGGTNVQTNTLDDSGRIKKIVAKAGAAAATRLDLTYSYIDTKTDGTSTDTGLVTSVTDALTSKKTTYTHDSQNRLTVASTAPTAGGTASTYEAFCYTAAGNRTKYYTAAGATCSTASPAASYTYNTANQLTDATGKTPTGDTIAGTGFTYDANGNETTAKSATGRTTTYGDRDQATSFTPTGGTKTDQTYAASGNGNRLTSGATSFMASPFSPAPAWSKTGTTTTWTVRDPQGQLLAIRIGTSATSASEYYPFTDNLDNVRAMVTATGTTPEVAYTYSAYGATTATTGSLVQPYRFGGGYTEGSTGLVKLGIRFYDPVHGRFTQTDPTNQEDHPYLYAKGSPVTSSDPTGASTASEVIGISFGVLATGFAIYSLVTLAPAAGIAAALVVGFGLQISVGGTALAIGCTFIEEC; the protein is encoded by the coding sequence GTGTCCTTGGAGTTGGCGCCGGACAAGACCCCGGTGGAGGACCTGGAAACTACTCCTGCGCAGCGTGGCGCAGCAGCGACCGAGCTGCCGGATGCTCCGAAGGTGTCCGACCAGGCCGCGACGGTGAAGAAGGCCGAGGCCTCCTATGCCGATGCGCTCCCGGGTGTCGACTTCTCCTATGTAGCCATGGGGGATGCGGTCAAGGAGACCGCGTACGTGGGTTCGCTGGCTGATGTGGATGCTCTGCCGGGTGGTTCGCTGAGTTTCACGGTGAAGACCGGCGCCGGGATGACGCTGAAGGTCAAGGAGTTCGGGGCGGTTGACGTCCTGGGCGCTGATGGCAAGGTCGCGTTCGAGATCCCGCGTCCGGTCATGAACGATGCCCACGGTGAGCCCTCAACGGCGATCACGACGCTGGTGAGCAAGGACTCCGGCGGTGATTCGTGGACGTTGACGCTGACCCCGGATCGGGAGTGGCTGGCGGCCAAGGACCGGGCGTGGCCGGTGGCGATCGACCCGACGATCGGGGTCGGGGCGCCGATGGCGGCGTGCACGCTGCAGTCCAACCGGCCCGAGGCTGAGGGCCCGTTGTGCTCGGGCTCGGAGATCCTGACGCAGTGGACGGCTGACTCGGGCAACGAGCGGCGGGCGCTGGTGCGTTTCGACCAGCTCCTGGACGTGGTTCCGGCTGATGCGCAGATCGCGACCGCGCGTCTGAACCTGTTCGTGGTCAACGATTCTGCCTACGCGGCCAGCACGGTTGATGTTCGGGCGCTCACCAGTGCGTTTACGACGTCGGCGACGTGGGCCACCCGCAATGGCTCGGCGAAGTGGAGCACGGCCGGTGGTGGCGGTGACGCCTCCGCGGATGTGTATGAGCGCAAGGCGCTGACGCCCAACGGGACCTCCCAGTACTTCGACGTTTCGCGTCTGGTGCAGGAATGGACCGAAGGCGGTTCGAAGTACAACGGTTTCATCCTGAGCAAGCAGGCCAAGAGCGATGACGGCGGGCTGCTGCGGTTCAGTTCGGCGCAGTCGAGCGTTCCGCCCTCGATGTATGTGGAGTGGGAGCCGCGTACCGGTGTGCGTAAGGGCAACACCGCGATCGTGACCGAGCAGCTGTCCGACCGCACCAGCATCAGCATCAACCCGGCCACCGGTAACGCCACGCTGACCACGAAGGAACTGTCGATCACCGGTTCCGGGATCGACCTGAACGTGGCCCACACGTCCCAGTCGCTGGACACCGACGGGATCGGTGTCAACGGCTACGGATGGACGTCCTCGCTGACCGGGACCCGCCTGTGGCCCTACGCCGGTGGCACCACGGGCGCGGCGCAGACGATGTTCTACCGCGACGGCGCCGGCGCCCAGCACACCTACCTGCGTAACCAGGCCGTCAACACCCGCTGGATCCGGCCGATGGGCCTGGACAAGGACCTTTCGGTTCCTGACACCAGTCACTACGAGCTGACCGACCGCAAATCTCAGACGGTCGAGCGGTTCAAGAACATCGGCACCACTGCGGACCAGATCTATGGTCTGGAGTCGGTGGCCGACAAGAACGGCAACAAGATCACCTTCAACTACGACGCCTCGGCGCGGTCGCAGATCGATGGCACGCTGATCCTGCGCTCGGTCACCGACACGCGGGGCCGGAACCTGGAGGTGACGAACTTCTCGGGGTACTTCAACGACTTCATCACCGATTCCTCGGGCCGTCAGGTCATCTACAACGGCTCGGACAACCAGCTGGACTCCATCACCGACGCCGCCGGCGGCACCGTGGCGTACGAGTACGACGCCGCGCACCGGGTCACCGCGGTCGTGACACCGGAGAACCTGCGCACCGAGATGACATACGACGGCAGGGGCCGGATCACGCAGCTGAAGCGGAAGAACTCTGCTGCTGCCGGGGACTCGGTCTGGACGTTCGACTACGGAACGTTCACCCGCAACGCCGACGGCAAGCCCACCATCAAGAACACGGTCACCGACCCCAACGGTCACACGACCGAATACACGGCCAACGGCCGCGGTCTGGTCTCCTCGACCAAGAATGCCCTGGGCAAGAGCGAGGCCAAGACATACTCACCCAACGACGACGTCGCCTCCACCACCGGGGCCACAGGTGGCGGTTCGCAGACCAGTACCAACACATTCGAGGCCGACACTGCCGGTGACACCTACCGGATGACGTCCACCAAGACCCCGACCGGCGCCGGGTACACCCTCGGCTACGGCACCGGGGCCGAGACGTACGACCTGAAGACGAGCACCGACTCCAAGGGCAACGCCACCGAGTACACGTACAACACCGCGCACAACCCGACCAGCGAGAAGAAGACCAACAGCACCAAGACCGAGAGCGCCACCACGGTCAGCGTCTACGAGGGTGACACCGATCCCTTGTACGGCGATGTGGTGCACTGCGGTCCCGGCACCACGCCGGCCGCGACGAAGTCCGGTGCGCTGTGCGAGGTCCGGGATGCCGAGTACGCCAAGGGCACGTCCCGGGCAGCCACGGGAGCGCACCGTACGGCTTACCGGTACAACGACAAGGGCGAGCAGGTCACGATGATCCCGCCCACGGGCGGATCATTGGCCAACCAGACGTACACCTACGACAGCCTCTCGCGGCTGCAGACCCTGACCGACGGCAAGGGCCAGCAGACGTACTACGGCTACGACGCCATGGACCGCGTCACCTACGTCCAGCACGCCGACGGATCCATCGAGTCCTCGTACTTCGGCGGTGGTACCACCGGTATTAATAACGGCTGGCTGCGCTCGATGACCGAGTACCCGGCCACCGGCGCCACCGCGAGCCGGGTCACGAACTATGGCCGCGACGACCTGGGCCGCTTGACGGCCACCACCGCTCCTGAGGGCACCGCGTCCCTGACCTATGACAAGGCCTCCAACCTCAAGGTGTACGACGACAACGGCGGCACCGTCGCTTACGGGTACAACGACGCTGACCAGCTCACTTCTGTCCAGTTGCCCGGCGGCACCTGCACCGGCCTGACCTATGCCTCACCCGGCACGGCTGCCAGCAAGTGCATCCTGCTGCAGGTCGATGACGACGGGCGCCGTACCGGGACTAAGTACCCCGGCGGCACGAACGTCCAGACCAACACCCTGGATGACTCCGGGCGGATCAAAAAGATCGTCGCCAAGGCCGGCGCGGCTGCGGCCACTCGCCTGGACCTGACCTACTCCTACATCGACACCAAGACCGACGGGACCAGCACCGACACCGGACTGGTCACCTCCGTCACCGACGCCCTCACCAGCAAGAAGACGACCTACACCCACGACAGCCAGAACCGCCTGACGGTGGCCTCCACCGCCCCCACGGCCGGTGGGACCGCCAGCACGTACGAGGCGTTCTGCTACACCGCAGCCGGGAACCGCACCAAGTACTACACCGCTGCCGGCGCCACCTGCTCCACCGCCAGCCCGGCCGCCAGCTACACCTACAACACCGCCAACCAGCTCACCGACGCTACCGGCAAGACTCCTACCGGCGACACCATTGCCGGGACCGGGTTCACCTACGACGCCAACGGGAACGAAACCACCGCCAAGAGTGCGACCGGCCGCACTACTACCTACGGTGACCGCGACCAGGCCACCAGCTTCACCCCCACCGGCGGCACCAAGACTGACCAGACCTACGCCGCCTCCGGCAACGGCAACCGCCTGACCTCCGGCGCCACCAGCTTCATGGCCTCACCGTTCTCACCCGCACCCGCATGGTCCAAGACCGGTACCACCACCACCTGGACCGTCCGCGATCCCCAGGGCCAGCTCCTGGCCATCCGCATCGGGACCTCTGCCACCTCGGCGAGCGAGTACTACCCGTTCACGGATAACCTGGACAACGTGCGCGCCATGGTCACCGCAACGGGAACCACGCCCGAAGTGGCGTACACGTACTCCGCGTATGGGGCCACCACCGCTACTACCGGATCGCTCGTACAGCCGTATCGGTTCGGTGGCGGATACACCGAGGGCAGTACCGGACTGGTCAAGCTGGGAATTCGCTTTTATGACCCCGTCCATGGCCGCTTCACGCAAACAGATCCAACTAACCAGGAAGATCACCCCTACCTCTACGCGAAGGGTAGTCCGGTCACGAGTTCGGATCCCACAGGTGCCTCCACAGCATCAGAGGTCATCGGCATTAGCTTTGGCGTTCTGGCCACCGGGTTTGCGATCTACAGCCTTGTCACTCTTGCACCCGCAGCAGGAATCGCAGCAGCTCTCGTTGTCGGTTTCGGGTTGCAGATCTCGGTAGGTGGCACCGCTCTGGCTATTGGCTGCACTTTCATCGAGGAGTGCTAA
- a CDS encoding TetR/AcrR family transcriptional regulator, which produces MTESMAVPALSGTQVAVLAAYAELIEEVGSDDVSFRLVARRAGIAERTVFRNYPTRVDLLLATASWIDATVFAREQSHSIFDIPLAIGDAMRRYDARPELAHVVAEAAMRGVSGAAPAAGRAQLERLLDAEVPSLDAAQRRAVIVALSHLDSAGTWVTFRREFAMGGRDIADAAAWAAEAVLDSIRNRVARQGYEG; this is translated from the coding sequence GTGACCGAGTCGATGGCCGTCCCGGCGCTGAGCGGCACGCAAGTGGCGGTCCTCGCCGCCTACGCCGAGCTGATCGAGGAGGTCGGCAGCGACGACGTGTCGTTTCGGCTCGTTGCGCGGCGGGCCGGCATCGCCGAGCGCACGGTGTTCCGTAATTATCCCACGCGTGTCGATCTGCTGCTGGCGACCGCATCGTGGATCGACGCGACAGTGTTCGCCCGCGAGCAGTCGCACTCGATCTTCGACATCCCCCTCGCGATCGGCGACGCGATGCGGCGGTACGACGCGCGGCCGGAGCTCGCGCACGTCGTCGCCGAGGCCGCAATGCGCGGCGTGAGCGGCGCGGCGCCGGCCGCCGGCCGGGCGCAGCTCGAGCGGCTGCTGGATGCCGAGGTGCCATCCCTCGACGCGGCGCAGCGCAGGGCAGTCATCGTGGCGCTGTCCCACCTCGACTCGGCCGGGACCTGGGTGACGTTTCGCCGCGAGTTCGCCATGGGCGGGCGTGACATCGCCGACGCCGCCGCGTGGGCGGCGGAGGCGGTGCTCGACAGCATCCGCAACCGCGTCGCCCGCCAGGGGTATGAGGGTTAG
- a CDS encoding TetR/AcrR family transcriptional regulator has protein sequence MKQEPVDTATAILASAAVLLRQHTFDDISYRALADEVGISERTIYRQYPTRAHLLAALSNWIEQAHFPLPPFVTLADFRAAVHERFRAFDASPAYAYVSARASAISPTLDAEPAYITRAIKAMLDVAAPTLNRRDRQRVAASLRYFSSAMFWARLRTGFDLDADEICDAFDRAVGTVLARLPDPTWAEL, from the coding sequence ATGAAGCAGGAGCCAGTCGACACCGCGACTGCAATCCTCGCGAGCGCCGCAGTTCTGCTGCGCCAGCACACGTTCGACGACATCTCCTATCGTGCGCTCGCCGACGAGGTTGGCATCTCGGAGCGCACGATCTACCGCCAGTACCCCACGCGCGCGCACCTGCTTGCCGCTCTCTCGAACTGGATTGAGCAGGCCCACTTCCCGCTGCCGCCGTTCGTGACCCTGGCCGACTTCCGCGCCGCTGTGCACGAGCGCTTCCGCGCCTTCGACGCGTCACCCGCCTACGCGTACGTCAGCGCACGGGCGTCCGCGATCTCGCCGACGCTCGACGCTGAGCCTGCCTACATCACGCGTGCGATCAAGGCGATGCTCGATGTGGCGGCGCCGACGCTCAACCGACGGGATCGGCAGCGGGTCGCGGCATCCCTGCGATACTTCTCCTCGGCGATGTTCTGGGCGCGACTTCGCACGGGCTTCGACCTGGATGCCGACGAGATTTGCGACGCGTTCGACCGCGCCGTGGGCACCGTGCTCGCGAGGCTGCCCGACCCGACGTGGGCGGAGCTGTGA